A window of Rhododendron vialii isolate Sample 1 chromosome 11a, ASM3025357v1 contains these coding sequences:
- the LOC131306778 gene encoding uncharacterized protein LOC131306778, whose translation MRDYPELGKGFKCFRCGEMGHIATHCTKSQGLGASSSGSVSVGRGTNVGRPVGRGGGVGGSTAPGRVFAMTRQNVQATPNVVTGTLMVCGVNAQILIDPGSTHSFVSNLFSVHLNKHYVLLNTALAISTPVGEVVIVGVSFPKCVVSVGGRNLEVDLIPLVMSDFDVILGMDFL comes from the coding sequence ATGAGAGATTATCCGGAATTGGGGAAAGGGTTTAAATGTTTTAGATGTGGAGAAATGGGGCATATTGCAACTCATTGTACAAAATCGCAGGGTTTAGGTGCATCTTCTAGTGGTAGTGTTTCAGTTGGCCGTGGAACAAATGTTGGTAGGCCTGTTGGTCGGGGTGGTGGAGTAGGTGGATCTACAGCACCGGGAAGAGTGTTCGCCATGACACGGCAAAATGTTCAGGCAACTCCAAATGTGGTGACAGGTACTCTTATGGTTTGTGGTGTTAATGCACAAATTTTAATTGATCCTGGTTCTACGCATTCTTTTGTGTCGAACTTGTTTAGTGTGCATTTGAATAAGCATTATGTGTTATTAAACACTGCTTTGGCGATATCTACACCCGTTGGAGAAGTGGTGATAGTTGGGGTATCTTTTCCCAAGTGTGTGGTGAGTGTGGGTGGTAGAAATCTAGAAGTTGATTTGATTCCTTTAGTAATGTCTGATTTTGATGTTATTTTAGGAATGGATTtcttgtaa
- the LOC131306779 gene encoding uncharacterized protein LOC131306779 produces the protein MEEETSSHPEQANPATRAAPAGNVGLLEKFKKLYPTEFKGTFKPQEVEDWLKTIERVLTTLGVTDEQKVTLATFTLKGQPLIWWVGSQRLLSAPLPGIQPPVPQVITWARFVKAFNDRYCLETYRFQQEADFINLKQGSMSVAEYEGKFNALLAYATDMVDTEEKKGRRFRGGLEDNVRTRMTTYKRKRLCGFD, from the exons atggaagaagaaaccTCTTCGCATCCTGAGCAAGCAAATCCGGCTACTAGGGCTGCACCAGCAGGA AATGTTGGATTACTAGAGAAATTCAAGAAGCTATATCCAACGGAGTTTAAGGGTACTTTTAAACCTCAAGAGGTGGAGGATTGGTTGAAAACGATTGAGAGGGTTCTAACAACTTTGGGAGTAACTGATGAACAGAAGGTGACTTTAGCAACCTTCACCTTGAAAGGGCAACCTTTAATATGGTGGGTGGGAAGTCAGAGGTTGCTGTCAGCCCCATTACCAGGTATTCAGCCACCAGTGCCACAAGTCATTACATGGGCGAGGTTTGTGAAGGCCTTTAATGATCGTTACTGTCTTGAGACGTATCGTTTCCAGCAGGAAgcagattttattaatcttaaaCAGGGGAGTATGTCGGTGGCCGAATACGAAGGCAAGTTTAATGCTCTTTTAGCCTATGCTACAGATATGGTTGATACTGAAGAAAAGAAGGGTAGACGGTTCAGAGGTGGGTTGGAGGATAATGTTCGAACCAGAATGACGacttataaaagaaaaagactatGCGGATTTGATTGA